The Schistocerca americana isolate TAMUIC-IGC-003095 chromosome 5, iqSchAmer2.1, whole genome shotgun sequence genome includes a window with the following:
- the LOC124615374 gene encoding FAST kinase domain-containing protein 3, mitochondrial-like, whose protein sequence is MARAITLALQLSSKSFVKSNFSCARCLTASVLRYSSKKNSELGQTTIIVQDGLDIQELPTIVRKVKDAEVLPSVDVSSESTASRIEDNHYEEDAKEVIDAFSRCSTKNGVYVLFETIPLDEKTSFVALQAFRRIVELENNQQFRNVSLYNEAPEVFTRDKAFEKIFRSIVSSPQADVLLASLKLLNRVKFLKNTAEYRDKLFNAALVCASDGNFDVLQICEIINVFASLKSKKDALCETDKLWTGLLEKEKDITENNIVEVYRILAHLDSSRNFVVKILEKRLAAVWWRLSGASVAEILSVFAETNLQPIRSLTILSRWTNTNIHVVTEDEILQIITGFCAVNYIDENLEKGLERYIKAKSLKIKNAAVMGAVMDYCVKFRFRNNFILHGCGEYFIKFGSELSPVLIKALFTPFGILDYDPPNGWKFWQVLENSVHSKFVQFRPEDIVDIMLSCVYLEKYPINFVKKIFNPYFLDRLHTTRSGMSLQILRQNLVIFDIAMTLECLQYSGPLLPKDGSAKSLWQDGRIKRMINTIYDTIVDITGHPSRVSTLVLLNQLPVLDLYVIDILLHPSNMPASMLQFNLRQNRNLFVALLIHVPEHYCSDGVHLTGPQVMRKRHLKRLGLKVVSLKYNELARLKVHPKSLIEYIEDRMKNAEIPV, encoded by the coding sequence ATGGCTCGCGCCATTACATTAGCTCTTCAGTTGTCTAGCAaaagttttgtcaaaagtaatttTTCGTGTGCTAGATGTTTGACAGCTTCCGTATTGAGATATAGCAGTAAAAAGAATAGTGAGTTAGGTCAGACAACGATTATAGTTCAAGATGGTTTGGATATTCAAGAACTCCCGACGATAGTGCGGAAAGTGAAAGACGCTGAGGTTCTGCCATCTGTAGATGTTTCTTCTGAAAGTACAGCATCGAGGATCGAAGATAATCATTATGAGGAAGATGCGAAAGAAGTTATAGATGCATTCAGCCGATGTTCCACAAAAAATGGGGTCTACGTTCTTTTTGAAACCATACCTTTGGATGAAAAAACTTCATTTGTTGCACTTCAGGCATTCAGGAGGATTGTTGAATTAGAGAACAATCAGCAGTTTCGTAATGTCAGCTTATACAACGAGGCCCCGGAAGTGTTTACTAGAGACAAAGCTTTTGAGAAGATTTTTCGGTCTATTGTGTCAAGCCCACAGGCGGACGTTTTGTTAGCAAGCTTAAAGTTATTGAATCGTGTAAAATTTTTGAAGAATACTGCAGAGTATCGGGACAAGCTCTTCAATGCAGCTTTAGTGTGTGCTTCTGATGGAAACTTCGATGTTTTGCAAATCTGTGAAATTATTAATGTTTTTGCATCGTTAAAAAGCAAAAAAGATGCATTGTGTGAAACCGACAAGTTATGGACTGGTTTATTAGAAAAGGAGAAAGATATAACGGAGAACAACATAGTTGAAGTATATCGCATATTAGCACATCTAGACAGCAGTAGGAATTTTGTCGTTAAAATATTAGAAAAGCGGCTAGCAGCAGTTTGGTGGCGTTTGTCAGGCGCATCAGTTGCAGAAATATTATCAGTGTTTGCCGAAACCAACCTTCAACCAATACGCAGTTTAACCATCTTGTCCAGATggacaaatacaaacatacatgtTGTGACAGAAGATGAAATTTTACAGATCATTACAGGATTTTGTGCCGTTAACTATATAGATGAAAATTTGGAGAAAGGTCTTGAAAGATACATTAAAGCCAAGAGTTTGAAGATAAAGAACGCAGCGGTAATGGGGGCCGTAATGGATTATTGCGTTAAATTTAGGTtccgaaataattttattttgcacgGTTGTGGAGAGTATTTCATAAAGTTTGGATCAGAACTTTCTCCTGTTTTAATAAAAGCACTGTTTACACCATTTGGCATATTAGATTATGATCCTCCCAATGGCTGGAAGTTTTGGCAAGTCCTTGAGAATTCTGTGCACAGTAAGTTTGTGCAATTTAGGCCTGAGGATATTGTTGATATAATGTTGAGTTGTGTGTATTTAGAGAAATACCCaattaattttgttaaaaaaatcttTAATCCCTATTTCCTTGATAGGTTGCACACTACCCGCTCAGGAATGTCCTTGCAAATTTTAAGACAGAATCTAGTTATTTTTGATATTGCCATGACTTTAGAATGCTTGCAGTATTCTGGACCATTACTACCCAAAGATGGATCTGCGAAAAGTCTCTGGCAAGATGGGCGCATAAAACGCATGATCAACACAATATATGATACAATTGTAGACATTACAGGTCATCCAAGCAGGGTGAGCACGTTGGTTCTATTAAACCAGCTTCCTGTCCTAGATCTGTATGTGATAGATATATTGTTACATCCCAGTAATATGCCTGCTTCTATGCTGCAGTTTAATTTGCGACAGAATAGGAACTTATTTGTTGCTCTTCTAATCCATGTGCCAGAACATTATTGTTCAGATGGTGTTCACCTAACAGGGCCACAAGTGATGCGAAAGAGGCATCTTAAGCGACTTGGTCTTAAAGTTGTTAGCCTTAAGTACAATGAACTGGCCAGATTGAAAGTTCATCCAAAAAGTTTAATTGAATATATAGAAGACAGAATGAAAAATGCTGAGATCCCTGTGTAA